A segment of the Microbacterium luteolum genome:
AGAGGCCGCGTGTGGCCCTCTGAGCGTTTCAGACCCCTCGCATGGTGCCCTACCCGTAGGTATCGCGCGGGCCCCGTCCTGGAACGGCTCTGGGACCCCATTTCCACGAGGGAACGTCCGGCCCGATGAAGCGGAGGTTCTCGACACCGGCATCCGGATAGCGTCGACCGATCTCGGTGAGGATGGTCGCGCGCATGAACTGGAGGTTCTTCGCCCACGCCGTCGAATCGCACTTGACGGTCAGCAGACCGCGCTCCAGGGAGACCGGTTCGGAGTGCTTCGCGGTGTCGGCGCCGGCGAGGTCGGCCCACTGCCGCACCAGGTCCTCGCGGGCCAGGGTCGTCTGCCAGCCGGAGTCCCGGCTCAGCCGGTCGAGCACGGCGCCGAGGGATCCCGGGTCGCGACCCGGGGTGAAGGGCGCGTTGTCGTCGTCGACGATCCGGCGCTTGCGCTTCCATGAGGTGGAGCTCGGCTTCAGGCCTCGCAGTCGAAGGTACGTGGCGACCGTCTCCGGCACATCGGCGGCTGCCGGCGTGGACGCGGCGTCAGTCATCTTCGCCCGCCTCCTCTGCGCTGGGTCCCTCAGCCTGTCGAAGGGATCGCTCATCGCTGATCGTTCCGGCGCTGATCCGCACCACGTGGGCGTGCAGCACCTCGGGGATATCCTCCTCCACCGCCGCCGTGACCACCACCTGCTCGTACGCCGCGGTCAGGGAAGCGAGGCGCTGACGGCGGTCGGCATCGAGCTCGGCGAACACGTCGTCGAGGATGAGCACCGGGTCGCCGGCCGGGGATTCGCTCCTCAGCAGCTCGGCCGAGGCGAGGCGCAGCGCGAGCGCGACGGACCACGATTCACCGTGCGAGGCATAGCCCTTCACGGGAAGATCGCGCACCCGCAGCACCAGGTCGTCGCGGTGCGGCCCGGTGAGGGTGAGCCCTCGATCGAGCTCGTTGGAACGCTTCGCCGCGAGAGAGGCACGGAACATGTCGGCGATCAGGCGCGTCTCGCCGACCTTGTCGTACGGCGCGGTGTCATCGGCGTCCGTCGGGTCGGCGCCGTCTTCTTCGGGGTCGCCGCCGCGCACCGACAGTGCCCACTCGAGCTGCGGACGGTGATCCTCGCCGGCGATGGCCGCGTAGGCATCGGCCACCGGCTGCTGCAGATCCGCGGCGAGACGCTGACGGGCGGTGATGATCTCTGAGCCGAGAGCGACGAGCTTGTCGTCCCACACATCGAGAGTGCTGAGACCCTCCCCGCGGATGCCGCGCGCACGCGCCGACTTCAACAGGGCGTTGCGCTGCTTGAGCACGCGGTCGTAGTCCGCCAGGACCGACGCCATCCGCGGAGTGCGCTGGATGAGGAGCTGATCGGCGAAACGTCGACGTGCCGACGGATCCCCGCGCACGATCTGCAGGTCTTCGGGAGCGAACAGGACCACATGCGCATACCGCGGAAGCTCGTTCGCCTTCGAGGGAGAGCCGTTGATGCGCGCCTTGTTCGACCCCTGCCGATTCAGCTGCACCTCGACGAGGACCTTGCGCTCACCATGGGACAGACGAGCCCGGATGATCGCGTACTCCTGACCGTCACGCACCATCGGCGCATCCGACGACACCCGATGCGAACCCAGCGTCGCGAGGAAGACCACGGCCTCCGCCAGATTCGTCTTCCCCTGGCCGTTCCGGCCCACGAGAACGTTCGGGCCGCTGTGAAGGGCGAGTTCAGCGGTCGCGTAATTGCGGAAATCGACCAGACTCAGGTGCTCCACAATCACGGGATCAGCCTATCTTCGGGGTCGGACAGTCTCTTGTTCTTGGGTCTTGTGGGTCGGGAGTCGGGTCGTTCCCTTCGTTCGCAGAGCGGGTTCCCTCCCGCTTCGCGGGCCCCTCCCGATGCTCACTCCCGGGAACGACCCGACTCCCTTGCGTTGTACGCATCGACGAACGGGTGGGTACGGGGGTGGCAGCGGCTCGCTTCGCTCTCCGACTGCGTGCGAATTCCGCGTAGCCCGGTCGTTGATCGAGCGAGCGGAGCGAGACGAAACGTGGAGCGGAACTGCATCCTCGCGCGACCTGGGTCCCGAGCCTCGCTGGGTCCCTGAGCTTGTCGAAGGGGCCGGAACGGTTGGCGGAGTAGGTCAGCGAAGGAGGAGGTTGGGCTGCAGCAGGTACTTGAACGAGTCGAGACCGGCCTGATCCACCGACGTCTGGCTCGTGATGAGAACCGGGCTGAGCTTGTTGGCGTTGTCGCTCGACGTGAAGGTCACGCGGACGAACTCGCTCTTCACCGCACCGAGTGCCTCGATCAGGTACTGCGGGTTCAGGCCGAGGGTGACCTCGTCGCCGCCCGAGAGGATCGCGTCGACCGACTCGGATGCCCGAGCGTGCTCGCTGCCCGACGCATCCATCGTGACGCTGTCGCTCGAGAACGTGAACCGCAGCGGGGCAGCGCGGTCGAGCACCAGCGACACACGGCGGACGGCCTCGACGAGGTCGGCGGTGTTGACGACGGCGTAGTGGTCGGTCTGCTCGGGGAAGAGACGGCGGACCGGCGGGAAGTTGCCCTTGATCAGCAGCGACGTCACGGTCTTGTTGCCCGCCGTGAAGGCGATGATCTCGCGCTCACCGGCACCGGAGAAGGCGATCTGGATCGTGCCGGCGTGGCCGAAGGTCTTTCCGACCTCCACCAGGGTGCGCGCCGGGACGAGGGCAGTGGCCTCGACCTCTTCGCCGTCCCACGGCACGTCGCGGATCGAGACCCGGTAGCGGTCGGTCGCGACGAGGCTGAGGTTGTGACCGGAGACGGCGAGCTGCACACCCGTCAGCACCGGGGTGACGTCGTCGCGCGACGCAGCGAAGCCGACCTGCGCGATCGCGGTGCCGAAGTCGTCGGCGGGAACCACGCCGGAGGACCCGGAGACCTCGGGGATCGACGGATATTCCTCGACGGGCATGGCGGCGAGGGTGAATCGGGCGGAGCCGCACGTGACGGTGATCCCGCCGTCGTCCTCGACGGCGATCTCGATCGGAGCGTTCGGGAGGCGGCTGGCGATGTCGGAGAGCAGACGGCCGTGGACCAGGATCGTGCCCGGTGTCTCGACGGTGGCCTCGATGGTCGTGCGAGCGGATGCCTCGTAGTCGAACGCGGAGAGCGTGAGGCCCGAACCGTCTGCTTCGATCAGCACTCCGGCGAGGATCGGCTGCGGGTTCCGCTGGGGGAGGAGCTTGACGACGAACGACACTGCCTCGCTGAAGACATCGCGGTTGACCTGAAACCTCACGGGTGCTCCCTTGTCGTCGTTCTGTGACATGTCGTCGTCAGTCCTGCCGGTGCAGGGCTTCCCATGCTAGCCCCACAGTCCCGCGTATCCCTACGCTCGGAGGTTTTGTGATCCGCTCAGCGTTCTCCCCATCGTCTGGTGATCGGATCGCCGCTTCTAAGTGTTAACTCCTTAACGGTGTTAACCGCTGTGGATTCTGTGGATAACTCGGTGGAAAGCAGACGCGAGTAAGGAACTACACGGCTGTGACTTGTGGAAACCCTGAGGAATCCGCGGGTTCGGAGCATCCGACCCCTCTCCGACGTTCACGTAGTTATCCACAGGTTTGACGCCTGAGCCCACATTCGTCCCGATGGTTCGCTCGATCATCCACAAGTTATCCACATGTGCATAGAGGCATTTATCGGATGCTGCACAGGCGTGTCGAGACGACGAAAAGGGGGATACGGCACCGGAATCGGTGTCGTATCCCCCTCTACGGGCCTGCGTGCGGTCAGCGTCGGCCGAGCTGGGTCGTGATCTCGGTGACCTGGTTGTAGATCGAACGACGCTCCTTCATGAGCTCGCTGATCTTCTTGTACGCGTACATCACCGTCGTGTGATCCCGATTGCCGAAGAGCTGTCCGATCTTCGGCAGGGAGAGGCTGGTCCGCTCGCGGCAGAGGTACATCGCGATCTGGCGGGCGGTGGCGATCTGCTGCGAACGGCTCGAGCCGTAGAGATCGTCGACCGTCAGCTTGAAGTACTGAGCGGTCGCCGTGATGATGTCTGTCGGCGAGATGATGTTGTCCTCGGCCGTGTCGATGATGTCGCGCAGCACGGTCTGCGCGAGGGAGATGTCGAGCGACGACCGGTTGAGGCTCGCGAATGCGGAGACGCGGATGAGAGCGCCCTCGAGCTCGCGGATGTTCGAGGAGACGACGGTCGCGATGTATTCGAGGACCTCGTCGGGGATGTGGAGCGCCTCGCTCTGCGCCTTCTTCCGGAGGATCGCGATGCGGGTCTCGAGGTCGGGAGCCTGGACGTCGGTGATCAGACCCCACTCGAAGCGGCTGCGCATCCTGTCCTCGAAGCCGGTCAGGTGCTTCGGTGCGACATCGCTGGTGATGACCACCTGCTTGTTGTGGTCGTGGAGGGTGTTGAAGGTGTGGAAGAACGCCTCCTGCGTCTCGGCACGACCCTGCAGGAACTGGATGTCGTCGATGAGGAGGATGTCGACGTCGCGGTAGCGCGCCTGGAATGCCGCGCCGCGGTTGTTCGCGATCGAGTTGATGAAGTCGTTGGTGAACTCCTCGCTCGAGACGTAGCGCACCTTGACGCCGGCGTAGAGCGATTGGGCGTAGTCGCCGATCGCGTGCAGAAGGTGCGTCTTGCCGAGACCGGAGTCGCCGTAGATGAAGAGCGGGTTGTACGCCTTCGCCGGTGCCTCCGCGACAGCGACCGCTGCCGCATGGGCGAAGCGGTTGGACTGGCCGATGACGAAGTTGTCGAAGGTGTACTTCGGGTTCAGTCGCGATTCGTGCCGCAGCTGCGTGGGCTGCTCCATCGGGGACTCGACGCGCACGGGCTCGTGGCGACCGAAGTCCGCGACGGCGATCGGCGCGGTGGGCTGCTCGGCGAGCTCGTGGTTCACGACGACGCGATAAGAGGTGACCTCTTCACCGATGTGGGAGAGGGCCTCCATGATCGGCAGCCGCAGACGCTTGTTGATCTGTGCGGCGGTGAGATCGTTCGGGACCTCGAGATAGAGCGTCGCAGCCATCACACCTGCCGGAACCGCCAGGCTCAGGAAGCCCTGAAGCTGCGGGGTGACCCGGTCGTCGTCGACGAGGAGCTCCTGCACCGTGGTCCAGATCGGAACGTCGGGCTGGGCTGGTGAGGACATGACGCTCCGGACGGGGGATCGATGAGGGCTCCGACGTGCCGTGCCCCTGTGGATAACTTCGGTTGCCACGGTAGTCATCGCGGCTGGGAACGGCAACCTGCCCCGGGAATTCCGCGCGCGTGTCCTGCACTCCGGGCGCGCCTCGGTTGTGGATAATGGCTGTGCGGTTCGTGCAGGGTGCCGGCCTCCCCAGCGCGCAGATTTGCTCTGCGCGCCGGCAGGACGTACCCTTACTTGGTTGACTTATGCCATTTTTTTGGCAGTTCCCCATGTCTCCGGTCGCAGTGAACCCGGTGGCAGTATTCCCGGAGTGATTCCATGACTAAGCGCACTTTCCAGCCCAACAACCGTCGTCGCGCCAAGAAGCACGGCTTCCGCGCTCGCATGCGCACGCGCGCCGGCCGCGGCATCCTCGCTGCCCGCCGCGCGAAGGGCCGCACCGAGCTCTCCGCGTAGTCTGCTGTGCTCGCCCGCCCGTATCGGCTGACCCGCGGGAGCGACTATCGACTGGTCGTTCGTCGCGGATCGCGTTGTGGCGGGTCGAGCGTCATCACGTCGATGATGTCGACGGGTGAGAGCAGGGCTGCACGGTTCGGATTCATCATCAGCAAGCAGGTGGGCACCGCTGTGGTCCGCAATACCGTGCGTCGGCGTCTGAAAGCCGTCTGTGCGGATGCGCTCCCGCGCGTACCCGAGGGCACGGATGTCGTCATCCGTGCCCTTCCTGCATCCGCGACGGCGTCGTTCGCCGAACTCAGCGCGGATGTGAACCGCTGTCTCGGTCGGCTCGCGCCGGCATCGACGGCGGGTGCGTCATGACGGCGCTGCCGGCATCGTCGATCGGCTCGGCTCGGATGCAGTCACAGGACCTGCTGCGCAGCATCCCGCTGATTCCTCGCAATCTGGTGCTCGGGTTCCTCACCGCGTACCGCAAGACGATCTCCCCTCTGTATGGAGATGTCTGTGCCTACTACCCCTCCTGCTCCGCTTACGCTGTAGGTGCGGTGCAGCAGCACGGCGCCGTGCGGGGGACGTTGTCCTCTGCGTGGCGCATCCTCCGCTGCAATCCCTGGACTCGCGGCGGCGTCGATGACGTCCGTCCGCATGAACACTTCCGCTACGACCTGACTGCTCACGGTTTCGTCGTCCCTGCCCGAAAGGACTGAACGGTGGGTCTTGACCTTCTGCTCGCCAGCACCACCCCCAGCGATGCGCCCGCGGCGGGTGGCTTCGACCTGATCGGCACGATCCTGTGGCCGCTCAAGTGGGTCGTCGAGATGATCCTCGTCGCCTGGCACTGGCTTCTCACCGCGGTCGGTCTGCCCGCGGCATCCGGTCTGACCTGGGTGCTCTCGATCGTCGGGCTCGTCATCGTCGTCCGCGCTGCTCTGATCCCGCTCTTCGTGAAGCAGATCAAGAGCCAGCGAAAGATGATGGAAATTGCTCCTGAACTGCGGAAAGTCCAGGAGAAGTACCGCGGTAAGAAGGATCAGCTCTCTCGCGAGGCGATGAGCCGCGAGACCATGGGCCTGTATAAGAAGCACGGCACGACGCCGATGTCGAGCTGTCTTCCGCTGCTGGTGCAGATGCCGATCTTCTTCTCGCTCTTCAGCGTGCTGAGCGACGTCAAGAAGCATGCCGAGAACGAGCTCGGTGGTGTGGGGTTGCTCACCCCACAGCTCACCAAGGAGTTCTACGACGCCAAGCTGTTCGACGTCGCCTCGCTGCACGGAACGCTCGGCGATGCCGTCGACGCGGGCAACACCACGGCGATCATCATTCTGGTCACGCTCGTCGTCCTGATGATCGGTTCGCAGTTCTTCACCCAGCTGCAGATCATCTCGAAGAACCTGTCGCCCGAGGCCAAGACCGGCCAGGCGTACCAGATGCAGAAGATCATGCTCTACGTGCTGCCGCTCGGCTTCATCTTCTCGGGTATCTTCTTCCCGCTCGGTGTGGTCGTCTACTGGTTCATCTCGAACATCTGGACCATGGGCCAGCAGTTCCTCGTGATCCGCGAGATGCCGACTCCTGGGTCCGAAGCGGCGAAGGCTCGTGAAGAGCGTCTGGCGAAGAAGGGCAAGGCGATCGACTCGTCCGGCAAGGTCGTCCCGATGGCTGCCTACGAGGCGGAGCAGAAGCGTCTGCTCGACGAGGTGGAGAAGGCCAAGGCCGAGGCACCCAAGCGTCAGCAGCCGGTCGGCAAGAAGCGTGCGAAGAAGAAGGGGAGCGGTTCATGAGCGAGGTCGTGACCGAGACCACCGAACCGACGGTGGCACAGTTGGAGAACGAGGGCGACGTCGCCGCGGACTACCTCGAGGAGCTGCTCGACATCGCCGACATCGATGGCGATCTGAACCTGGATGTCCGCCAGGGCCGTGCGTATGTCTCGGTCGAAGCGGAGGGCGAAGGACTCGCGCTGCTCTCGGCGCCGGACACTGTGCAGGCACTTCAGGAGCTCACGCGTCTCGCGGTGCAGAACCGCACGGGCTCGTTCTCGCGTCTGATCCTCGACATCGGCGGATCACGCGACACGCGTCGCCGTCAGCTCGAGACGCTGGTGGACGCGGCGGCCGCGAAGCTCGACGAGGGATCCTCGCAGGCGTCGCTGCCTTCGATGTCGAGCTACGAGCGCAAGCTGGTGCACGACATCGCTGCGGACCGTGGCCTCGTCTCCGAGTCTTACGGCGAGGGCGCCGACCGGCACACGGTGCTTCGTCGCCGTTGATGTTTCACGTGAAACATCGAGTGGCGAGGAACCTGGTCGCGTGACGACGAACACGGATAGTGGTGAGCTCGAAGCCGAACCCGAGATCGCCGCTGAGCTCTTCGGTGATCGTATCGATGCGGCTCGATCCTTCACCGAGGCGCTGGCCCGGGAGGGGGAGGAGCGCGGCCTCATCGGTCCGCTCGAGCTTCCACGCCTGTGGACCCGGCACATTCTCAACAGCGTGGTCGCTGCGCCACTCTTCCACGGGTCCGTCGCGGACATCGGTTCCGGTGCCGGCCTGCCGGGTCTGGTACTGGCGATCGCACGGCCTGACGTGCAGTGGACGCTGATCGAGCCCATGGAGCGACGGATCACCTGGCTCAACGAGCAGGTCTCCACTCTCGGGCTCGACAATGTCGATGTCGTGCGTGCCCGGGCGGAGGACGTGCGCCCCGCCGAGGGCTTCGACGTCGTCACGGCGCGAGCGGTTAGTGCACTCCGCACGCTCATCCCTCTGACGGCACCCCTCGTGCGGGACGGGGGAGAGCTCACGCTCCTCAAGGGTATGAACGTCGGCAATGAGATCGACGCTGCTCAGAAGCAGATCAAGAAGTTCCGGCTGTCCGACGTACGCGTCGAGGTGCTGGGCGAGGGCGTGCTCCTCGAGACCACGCGAGTCGTGCGGGCCGTCGTTCGCTGATTCGGGGGGATGTTTCACGTGAAACATCGCTCAGCTGTCTTTCGATAGTTCCTCGTGGGCGTGAGCGGGATCACTCCCTTCGTTCGCAGAGCGGGCACCCTCCCCGCAAGCGGGGACCCCTCCCGATGCTCACGCCGGGAGTGATCCCGCACTCGCGGACCAGCGTGCATGCAGTGCTTGAGTGCGAGGTCGGTCTTGATGGCTGGGGCTGGCGTCGCCACGGGTTCTGTTGTCCTATTAGAAGCATGCGTGTGGAACGAGTGGTGCCGATCCTGACCGTGACGGATGTCGCAAGTGCCGTGGAGACGCATCGGCGCGTGCTGGGGATGTCGGTGGTCATGGACCATGGATGGATCGTGACCCTCGCGGATGAGGCCGGGCGACAGCTGAGCGTCATGACTCGTGACGCGTCCGCTGCGGTGAACCCGGATGTCTCGGTCTTCGTGGATGACGTAGGGGAGGCACTGCGCCAGGCCATCGCCGCCGGTGCGGAGATCGTGCATCCGCTGACGGACGAACCCTGGGGAGTCACCCGCTTCTTCTACAGGGACGCCGGTGGGAGCGTCATCAACGTCGGCACGCACGCGGAGCCCTCTGCTCCGCAGTAGGGTGCCCTCGCGGTTTCGCCGCGCCTGCATCTGTGTGACGGAGGCGCACACGAGGAGACCAGCCGCCCGTGCTCGATGTTTCACGTGAAACATCGAATTGCGAGCAGGTCAGGGGTCTCGCGTACCAAGCCGCGCCCGCCATGGACTCGAGGATCGGCGGTACAGGGGACTCTCGACGTGCCGGAAAAACGTCCCTCCCTGAACGCTGGGTGCGCTCGTGCATGGATGCGGTTCTGATGCGCGCCCGTACGGGAACCATGTGACTGTGGAGGGTACGTCTGGCACCCGCTCCATATCTAGCGTTTCACGTGAAACATCTCCAGTACTCACCTTTCCTGACGCGCAGGAGAGTGGGTACGGATGTCTGCAGTCCTGCGCGAGGGAATGAACCGCGTGATCGCGGGACCGAGCGCTCGATGGGTGTGTGAAAGAGGAGGGGCTTCCGAACCGGGGAATTCTGATGGGGGACCGGCGAGCATTCCGCGACCTTCCGCTCGCGGATGGGCAAGATCTGCACGGGGGTACCTCGACTACGTGACTCACTGACGTGAGGCGACTGAGGAGTCCCGCGCGAGGACCGGGCGACGATGAGCCGCGAGCACTCCGTTTCACGTGAAACATGTCCCGGAGTCGCTCCGGCGTGCGCTCGCGTGATTCCTCGGGTGGAGGTGGCCTACCCCTCCAAGCCTCAGGAGTCGCTTCACAGGAGGATGATCAGCGACCGTAGGATGTGGAGGTCGCGAGAGGTGACCGTCGAGAGACGACTGGGCTCGCCGGTGATATCCACCAAGGCGACGCTCTTCAAGTGCAGCCTTCATGGAACCGTGATGGTGGTGGGCCGCTGGGACGGGTAGGCCATGCGAGCACGCTCATGGTCACGTCAAGCACAACCTCCGTCATGGGTTGCGAGCCGCAGCTCGAGGAGCGCGTGACAGTGCAGGTGGGGGAGGGCCACGGCTGACAGCACGACGCCGAGGCTTCGCGAACACCCCGTTTCACGTGAAACATGTGTCGGTTTCCGCCTGCTGCGCTTCGAATCGAGGCGTGAATGCGCCGATCGCCGACACGGACATCCGCGGTTCCCCGCGTGGGACAGACGTCGGCGCCACGAATGTCGGGGGACCGACCCCTGCACCCCGAGGGCACCGCGGGAAAGCGCTCAGGGCGTCACCCGACGAGCCTCGGAGACCGCCGGTAAGTCCAAGGTCGTCTCCTGCGATTAGAGTGGTACGCGGCCCCGAAAGGAGTGGATGTTTCACGTGAAACAATCCGAGAAGGCATCATCGAACGAATCGTTCGGGATGGACACGCCGCTCGCGCGGGAACTCGCCGACCTCTCCGCTCGGCGCCGTGCGCTTGAAGCCGCGAAGGTCGAGTTCACCGGGGAGACCCGCGTTCTGACGGTGTCGAACCAGAAGGGCGGAGTGGGCAAGACGACCACGGCCGTCAACGTCGCATCCGCGCTCGCCGGCCTGGGTGCCAAGGTGCTGGTCATCGACCTCGATCCGCAGGGCAATGCGTCCACGGCTCTCGGAGTCCCGCACAGCGCGGAGGTTCCCAGCATCTATGACGTGCTCATCGAGGAGTTCCCGCTCGCGGACATCGTGCAGCAGAGCCCGGAGGATCCCAACCTCTTCTGTGCTCCGAGCACGATCCACCTCGCCGGCGCGGAGATCGAGCTCGTCGCCCAGGTCGCGAGGGAGCATCGTCTGCGTCGTGCCCTCGAGGACTACCTCGTCGACAGCCCGATGGACTTCGTCATCATCGACTGCCCTCCGTCGCTGGGGCTGCTGACGATCAACGCCTTCACGGCGGCATCCGAGGTTTTCATCCCGATCCAGTGCGAGTACTACGCGCTGGAGGGTCTGAGTCAGCTGCTCGGCAGCATCCAGATGATCCAGAAGCACCTGAATCCCTCGCTGCACCTCTCGACCATCCTCCTGACGATGTTCGATGGGCGAACCCGCCTGGCCCAGCAGGTGGCGGATGAGGTGCGCACCCACTTCCCGACGCAGGTGCTGGAGACCGTCATTCCGCGCTCGGTGCGGGTGTCGGAGGCGCCGAGCTTCGGCCAGACGGTGATCGCCTACGATGGGCAGTCCGCCGGAGCGATCGCGTATCGCGAGGCCGCTGTCGAGATCGCGTCGCGCACAGCGACGCAGAGCAAGGAGAAATGATGGCGAAGCGCACTGGACTGGGCCGGGGCATCGGCGCCCTGATTCCGACGGCCGATCAGGCGGAGCGTCCTGTCGACGTGTTCTTCCCGGGCGCGAACCTCCGTCCGAGCGATGACCAGGTCAGCACGGTCGCGCGTGAGCAGGAGGAGCTCGCAGCCGTTCCCGGCATCCATCTCGTGCAGGTCGATCCGAACAAGATCGTGCCGAACCCTCGGCAGCCGCGCACGCACTTCAACCCCGAGGACCTCGCGGAGCTGGTGCACAGCGTTCGCGAGTTCGGTGTGCTGCAGCCCGTCGTCGTGCGGAAGAACTCCGACGGCGAGTACGAGCTCATCATGGGGGAGCGGCGAACCCGCGCTGCTCGTGAGGCGGGGCTCGACACGATCCCCGTGATCGTCCGCGAGACCGCGGACGAGGACCTTCTCCGCGACGCGCTCCTCGAGAACCTGCACCGCTCCGAGCTCAACCCTCTGGAAGAGGCATCCGCCTACCAGCAGCTCCTCGAGGACTTCGGCATCACGCAGGAGGAGCTCGCGACGCGCATCGGGCGGTCGCGGCCGCAGATCAGCAACACGATCCGCCTCCTCAAGCTCCCGGTCCCGGTGCAGCAGCGGGTCGCGGCCGGCGTGCTCACCGCCGGTCACGCCCGCGCGATCCTCAGCCTGGAGACCCCCGAGGCGATGCAGCGGCTGGCTGACAAGGTCGTGAACGAGGATCTCTCCGTGCGTGCCACGGAAGAGGTCGCGAAGTCGCAGCCGGCCGACGCGGGGAAGACCCCGAAGCCGACTCCCGGGGCGCGACGCGCCTACCTCGACGAGGTCGCCGGCAAGCTCGGGGACCGCCTGAACACGCGCGTGAAGATCGCACTGGGTGCCCGTAAAGGCCAGGTCACGATCGATTTCGCGTCGATCCAGGATCTGAACCGGATTCTCGAGGAGCTCGGCGAAAAGGGATACGGCCGCAGCTGACCCACCCCCAGCGGCAGATGCAGGCCTAGACTCGCGTCAGATGATGTCGAGGAGGGGCACAATGTCGCGCACACAACCCGGATCAGCCGTTCGAGGCCGCGTCATCGCGGTCAGCATCGCCGCCGCTCTCGGCGGCTTCCTGTTCGGTTTCGACACCGCCGTGATCAACGGTGCGGTCGACGCTCTGGCCGGCAGTCAGTCGGGCTTCGACCTCAACGTCGGGCTCAAGGGATTCGCCGTGTCGTCGGCGCTGATCGGCTGTGCTGTCGGAGCCTGGTTCGCCGGCCCGCTCGCCAACCGTTTCGGGCGCATCCCGGTGATGGTCGTGGCTGCGGTCCTCTTCCTGCTCTCATCCCTCGGCTCCGGCTTCGCGTTCGGAGTCATCGATCTCATCTTCTGGCGCGTCATCGGCGGCCTCGGCGTCGGCGCGGCATCCGTCATCGCTCCGGCCTACATCGCCGAGGTCTCCCCGGCGCACATCCGCGGACGCCTGGGATCGCTCCAGCAGTTGGCCATCGTCACCGGTATCTTCATCGCGCTGCTCTCCGACGCCATGCTCGCCAACGTCGCCGGGGGAGCGGCAGAGCCGCTCTGGGGACTGGATGCCTGGCGCTGGATGTTCATCGCCGGCGCCGTCCCCTCGATCGTCTACGGCGTCATGTCGATGAGGCTTCCCGAGTCTCCGCGCTACCTCGTCGCGAAGGGCGAGATCGAGAAGGCGTCCGAGGTGCTGACGACGGTCACGGGAGCCGTTGACGTCAAGGCGAAGATCGCCGAGATCACCGGCACCCTCAACACCGAGCGCTCCGAGTCGTTGAGGGATCTGCGCGGCAACCGCCTCGGGCTGAAGCCGATCGTGTGGGTCGGCATCCTGCTGTCGGTGTTCCAGCAGTTCGTGGGCATCAACGTGATCTTCTACTACTCCACGACTTTGTGGCAGTCGGTCGGGTTCGGGGAGTCGGAAGCCCTGTTGATCACGGTCATCACCTCGGTGACGAACATCGTGGTCACGATCATCGCGATCCTGCTCGTCGACCGCGTCGGTCGGCGCATCATGCTCCTGGTGGGCTCGGTCGGCATGACCCTGACGCTCGGGCTGATGGCACTCGCGTTCTCGTTCGGCACGTTGGATGCCCAGGGGGCGGTCACGCTGCCCGATCCGTGGTCGACGGTCGCACTGATCTGCGCGAACGGCTTCGTGGTGTTCTTCGGCGCCACCTGGGGCCCGCTGGTGTGGGTGCTGCTGGGGGAGATGTTCCCCAACTCGATCCGTGCCGGCGCCCTCGCCGTCGCCGCGGCAGCGCAGTGGGTCGCGAACTTCTTCATCTCGACGACGTTCCCGGCGTTCTCGGCGATCGGTCTCCCGTTCGCCTACGGGTTTTACGCGTTCTTCGCCCTGCTGTCGTTCTTCTTCGTGTACTTCAAGGTCGCGGAGACCAAGGGCAAAGAGCTCGAG
Coding sequences within it:
- a CDS encoding sugar porter family MFS transporter is translated as MSRTQPGSAVRGRVIAVSIAAALGGFLFGFDTAVINGAVDALAGSQSGFDLNVGLKGFAVSSALIGCAVGAWFAGPLANRFGRIPVMVVAAVLFLLSSLGSGFAFGVIDLIFWRVIGGLGVGAASVIAPAYIAEVSPAHIRGRLGSLQQLAIVTGIFIALLSDAMLANVAGGAAEPLWGLDAWRWMFIAGAVPSIVYGVMSMRLPESPRYLVAKGEIEKASEVLTTVTGAVDVKAKIAEITGTLNTERSESLRDLRGNRLGLKPIVWVGILLSVFQQFVGINVIFYYSTTLWQSVGFGESEALLITVITSVTNIVVTIIAILLVDRVGRRIMLLVGSVGMTLTLGLMALAFSFGTLDAQGAVTLPDPWSTVALICANGFVVFFGATWGPLVWVLLGEMFPNSIRAGALAVAAAAQWVANFFISTTFPAFSAIGLPFAYGFYAFFALLSFFFVYFKVAETKGKELEDMREDTKVERRRRPSRT